A portion of the Rhodococcus pseudokoreensis genome contains these proteins:
- the ctaD gene encoding cytochrome c oxidase subunit I, producing the protein MTAVAPQPVPAIAAARPYPPRQGPKGSFIFKMITTTDPKVLGIMYLTTSIAFFLIGGLMALMMRAELAVPGMQFLSNEQFNQLFTMHGTIMLLLYATPIVFGFANYILPLQIGAPDVAFPRLNAFSYWLYVFGAIITTAGFITPGGAADFGWTAYTPLTSALHSPGVGADLWVMGLAVAGLGTILGGVNMITTVICLRAPGMTMFRMPIFTWNIFITSILILLAFPLLTAAFMGLFVDRHLGGHIFDPATGGVLLWQHLFWFFGHPEVYIIALPFFGIVSEIFPVFSRKPVFGYSGLVYATLAIAALSIAVWAHHMYATGAVLLPYFSFMTFLIAVPTGVKIFNWIGTMWKGQLTFESPMLFSIGFLITFLFGGLSGVILASPPLDFHVTDTYFVVAHFHYVVFGTVVFATYAGIYFWFPKMTGRMMDERLGKWHFWTTFIGFHGTFLVQHWLGNEGMPRRYADYLPSDGFTFLNSFSTIFAFVLGASTLPFIWNVFKSYRYGEVVTVDDPWGYGNSLEWATSCPPPRHNFTELPRIRSERPAFELHYPHMVERMKAEAHVGPGHGGKHASTVLEKERHEPLTVGDEGDPGTDTGR; encoded by the coding sequence GTGACTGCCGTAGCGCCCCAGCCAGTCCCCGCGATAGCTGCAGCCAGGCCTTACCCGCCGCGGCAGGGACCCAAGGGCTCGTTCATCTTCAAAATGATTACGACCACCGACCCCAAGGTGCTCGGAATCATGTACTTGACGACCTCGATCGCGTTCTTCCTCATCGGTGGTCTCATGGCCCTGATGATGCGCGCCGAGCTCGCTGTGCCCGGTATGCAGTTCTTGTCGAACGAACAGTTCAACCAGCTGTTCACGATGCACGGCACGATCATGCTGCTGCTGTACGCGACGCCGATCGTGTTCGGGTTCGCCAACTACATCCTGCCGCTGCAGATCGGCGCCCCCGACGTGGCGTTCCCGCGACTCAACGCGTTCAGCTACTGGCTGTACGTGTTCGGCGCGATCATCACGACCGCGGGCTTCATCACCCCCGGTGGTGCCGCCGACTTCGGCTGGACCGCCTACACGCCCCTGACGAGTGCACTGCACTCCCCGGGCGTCGGCGCCGACCTGTGGGTCATGGGCCTCGCGGTCGCCGGCCTCGGCACCATCCTCGGTGGTGTCAACATGATCACCACCGTCATCTGCCTGCGTGCCCCCGGCATGACCATGTTCCGGATGCCGATCTTCACGTGGAACATCTTCATCACCAGCATTCTGATTCTGCTGGCGTTCCCGCTGCTGACCGCTGCGTTCATGGGTCTGTTCGTCGACCGTCACCTCGGTGGCCACATCTTCGACCCGGCCACCGGTGGTGTGCTGCTGTGGCAGCACCTGTTCTGGTTCTTCGGTCACCCCGAGGTGTACATCATCGCGCTGCCGTTCTTCGGCATCGTCTCGGAGATCTTCCCGGTCTTCAGCCGTAAGCCGGTGTTCGGTTACAGCGGCCTGGTCTACGCGACGCTGGCGATCGCCGCGCTCTCCATCGCGGTGTGGGCGCACCACATGTACGCCACCGGCGCCGTGCTGCTCCCGTACTTCTCGTTCATGACGTTCCTGATCGCCGTCCCGACGGGTGTGAAGATCTTCAACTGGATCGGCACCATGTGGAAGGGCCAGTTGACGTTCGAGTCGCCGATGCTGTTCTCGATCGGCTTCCTCATCACGTTCCTCTTCGGTGGTCTGTCGGGCGTCATCCTCGCGAGCCCGCCGCTCGACTTCCACGTCACGGACACCTACTTCGTGGTCGCCCACTTCCACTACGTGGTCTTCGGCACCGTCGTGTTCGCCACGTACGCCGGCATCTACTTCTGGTTCCCGAAGATGACCGGTCGCATGATGGACGAGCGTCTCGGCAAGTGGCACTTCTGGACCACGTTCATCGGCTTCCACGGCACGTTCCTCGTCCAGCACTGGCTGGGTAACGAAGGCATGCCGCGTCGTTACGCCGACTACCTGCCCTCGGACGGGTTCACGTTCCTGAACTCGTTCTCGACGATCTTCGCGTTCGTCCTCGGTGCCTCGACGCTGCCGTTCATCTGGAACGTCTTCAAGAGCTACCGGTACGGCGAGGTCGTCACCGTCGACGACCCGTGGGGTTACGGCAACTCGCTCGAGTGGGCCACCAGCTGCCCGCCGCCGCGGCACAACTTCACGGAGCTGCCGCGCATCCGCTCCGAGCGCCCCGCGTTCGAGCTGCACTACCCGCACATGGTCGAGCGGATGAAGGCGGAGGCGCACGTCGGACCGGGTCACGGTGGCAAGCACGCCAGCACCGTGCTCGAAAAGGAACGCCACGAGCCGCTGACCGTCGGCGACGAAGGCGACCCCGGTACCGACACCGGCCGCTGA
- a CDS encoding iron-siderophore ABC transporter substrate-binding protein encodes MSPRRFSARRASIGLVAAVAALALAGCSQPSDDDPAASIVRTTTQIAGAGVVGIERDTTTACAEPAPVDAALAAGSTHRVVHTKGESDVPSDPQRIVVLDSAALDAVCALGLWENVVGAATLDGDSPQPGYLGTGVSDIPSVGSVDAPDVNKIAQADPDLILGSSPASDQLYGALSPIAPTVFVGSDPVYWKAQFLLAGNALGRADAATAALEQYQQDAKQLGIDIDAAQTQASVVRFDADSMEVEGPATFAGQVLTDAGVRRPAYQNLDGVVTEPISEADIDQAEGDLIYAVLDGKDGTAHAEDVMSGEAWEDLEAAHDKRVFAVEGDVWGGNGVVAARAMLTDLRNTLNGYVG; translated from the coding sequence TTGTCCCCTCGTAGGTTTTCCGCCCGCCGCGCGTCCATCGGTCTGGTCGCCGCCGTCGCCGCGCTCGCGCTGGCCGGCTGCTCGCAACCGTCCGACGACGATCCCGCAGCATCCATCGTCCGGACCACCACGCAGATCGCCGGAGCCGGCGTGGTCGGCATCGAGCGGGACACCACGACGGCCTGCGCCGAGCCGGCCCCGGTCGACGCCGCACTCGCGGCCGGCTCGACGCACCGGGTGGTCCACACCAAGGGTGAGAGCGACGTCCCGTCCGATCCGCAGCGGATCGTGGTCCTCGACAGCGCCGCCCTGGACGCGGTGTGCGCCCTCGGCCTGTGGGAGAACGTGGTCGGCGCGGCAACCCTCGACGGTGATTCGCCGCAGCCCGGCTACCTCGGCACCGGCGTCTCCGATATCCCGAGCGTCGGATCCGTCGACGCCCCGGACGTGAACAAGATCGCGCAGGCGGACCCGGACCTGATCCTCGGATCGAGTCCGGCGTCCGACCAGCTGTACGGCGCACTGTCCCCGATCGCGCCCACCGTGTTCGTCGGCTCCGACCCCGTGTACTGGAAGGCGCAGTTCCTCCTCGCCGGCAACGCGCTGGGCCGGGCCGACGCGGCGACGGCGGCACTCGAGCAGTACCAGCAGGACGCGAAGCAACTCGGCATCGACATCGATGCCGCGCAGACACAGGCATCCGTCGTCCGTTTCGACGCCGACAGCATGGAGGTCGAGGGTCCGGCGACGTTCGCAGGCCAGGTCCTCACCGACGCCGGGGTGCGGCGGCCCGCCTATCAGAACCTCGACGGCGTCGTCACCGAACCGATCTCCGAAGCCGACATCGACCAGGCCGAGGGCGACCTCATCTACGCCGTCCTGGACGGCAAGGACGGCACCGCACACGCGGAGGACGTCATGTCCGGGGAGGCCTGGGAAGACCTCGAGGCCGCCCACGACAAACGGGTCTTCGCCGTCGAGGGTGACGTGTGGGGCGGAAACGGCGTCGTCGCCGCGCGCGCAATGCTCACCGACCTCAGGAACACGCTGAACGGCTACGTCGGCTAG
- a CDS encoding ABC transporter ATP-binding protein: MHEPDPDLLIEFDDVLLRRGGNTLVGPVTWKVELDERWVVLGPNGAGKTSLLRIAAAELHPTSGSAYLLGERLGRVDINELRPRIGLSSSALANRVPSEEVVSDLVVSAGYAVLGRWRERYDDMDTDRAVEMLESLGAEHLAKRTYGTLSEGERKRVLIARALMTDPELLLLDEPAAGLDLGGREELVARLTDLAADPDAPATVLITHHVEEIPPGFTHAMLLKEGSVVSQGLLDQVITAENLSEAFSQSISLDKVDGRFFARRTRVPGAHRRG; encoded by the coding sequence GTGCATGAACCTGATCCTGATCTCCTCATCGAATTCGACGACGTTCTCCTCCGCCGCGGGGGCAACACTCTGGTGGGCCCGGTCACCTGGAAGGTGGAACTCGACGAACGGTGGGTCGTCCTCGGACCGAACGGGGCAGGGAAGACGTCGTTGCTCCGCATCGCGGCCGCCGAACTGCATCCCACGAGCGGAAGCGCCTACCTCCTCGGCGAGCGACTCGGCCGCGTCGACATCAACGAACTCCGGCCGCGGATCGGACTGTCCTCCTCGGCGCTCGCCAACCGGGTGCCGTCCGAGGAGGTCGTGAGCGATCTCGTCGTCTCCGCCGGCTACGCGGTGCTCGGGCGGTGGCGCGAGCGCTACGACGACATGGACACCGATCGAGCCGTCGAAATGCTCGAGAGCCTCGGCGCCGAACACCTCGCCAAGCGCACCTACGGCACGTTGTCCGAGGGTGAGCGCAAGCGCGTCCTCATCGCCCGTGCGCTGATGACCGACCCGGAACTGCTGCTGCTCGACGAGCCCGCCGCCGGTCTCGACCTCGGTGGGCGCGAGGAACTGGTCGCGCGCCTCACCGACCTCGCCGCCGACCCCGACGCCCCCGCGACGGTCCTCATCACCCACCACGTCGAGGAGATCCCGCCGGGATTCACCCACGCCATGCTCCTCAAGGAGGGGTCGGTGGTCTCGCAGGGGCTCCTGGACCAGGTCATCACGGCCGAGAACCTCAGTGAGGCGTTCAGTCAGTCCATCAGCCTGGACAAGGTGGACGGCCGGTTCTTCGCGCGGCGGACCCGCGTCCCCGGCGCGCACCGGAGGGGCTGA
- a CDS encoding enoyl-CoA hydratase/isomerase family protein, translated as MAEFVTLEVSEGIGTIRLARPPMNALNRQVQQELRAAARAATVDSDVKAVIVYGGEKVFAAGADVKEMSEMEFGQMSDVIGDLQSDLAAVSEIPKPTVAAITGYALGGGLEVALSADRRIVGDNAKLGVPEILLGIIPGGGGTQRLARLIGPSKAKDLLFTGRFVDAEEALAIGLVDEVVAPDDVYEAARTWASQFTKGAGRALAAAKAAVDRGLDVDLGTGLAVERQLFTALFATRDRKIGMESFIENGPGKAQFAGE; from the coding sequence ATGGCTGAGTTTGTCACCCTCGAGGTATCCGAAGGCATCGGCACGATCCGGCTCGCGCGCCCCCCGATGAACGCTCTGAACCGTCAGGTCCAGCAGGAGTTGCGGGCCGCGGCGCGGGCGGCGACCGTCGACTCCGACGTGAAGGCCGTCATCGTCTACGGCGGTGAGAAGGTCTTCGCCGCGGGCGCGGACGTGAAGGAAATGTCCGAGATGGAGTTCGGGCAGATGTCCGACGTGATCGGCGACCTGCAGTCGGATCTCGCGGCGGTCTCCGAGATCCCGAAGCCGACCGTCGCCGCCATCACCGGGTACGCGCTCGGCGGCGGACTGGAGGTCGCGCTGTCGGCCGATCGGCGCATCGTGGGTGACAACGCGAAGCTCGGCGTGCCGGAGATCCTGCTCGGCATCATTCCCGGAGGCGGTGGCACCCAGCGTCTCGCCCGGCTGATCGGACCGTCCAAGGCCAAGGATCTGCTGTTCACCGGCCGGTTCGTCGACGCCGAGGAGGCTCTGGCGATCGGTCTGGTCGACGAGGTCGTGGCGCCGGACGACGTGTACGAGGCGGCGCGCACCTGGGCGTCGCAGTTCACGAAGGGAGCAGGCCGCGCACTGGCCGCGGCCAAGGCCGCCGTCGACCGTGGGCTGGACGTCGACCTGGGCACCGGCCTGGCGGTGGAGCGTCAGCTGTTCACCGCGCTGTTCGCCACCCGGGACCGCAAGATCGGGATGGAATCGTTCATCGAGAACGGCCCGGGTAAGGCTCAGTTCGCGGGCGAGTAG
- a CDS encoding NUDIX hydrolase, whose amino-acid sequence MPVPEFVTALRGHVGTAPLWLSGVSVVVRDDDGRVLLTRRVDNGKWAVVSGILEPGEEPGPAALREIREETGVDAELVRITSVDVTDPVTYPNGDVAQYLDVCFLARYVGGEAAVSDDENHDVAWFSPESLPDDLTPSSRLRLDKALQDVPEAWFRR is encoded by the coding sequence ATGCCCGTCCCCGAGTTCGTCACCGCCCTGCGCGGCCACGTCGGCACGGCGCCGCTGTGGCTGTCCGGAGTCAGCGTCGTGGTCCGTGACGACGACGGTCGGGTGCTGTTGACCCGGCGCGTCGACAACGGCAAGTGGGCGGTCGTGTCCGGCATCCTCGAACCCGGGGAGGAACCCGGACCGGCCGCGCTGCGGGAGATCCGTGAGGAAACCGGTGTGGACGCCGAACTGGTCCGGATCACGAGCGTCGACGTCACCGACCCGGTCACCTACCCCAACGGCGACGTCGCGCAGTACCTCGACGTGTGCTTCCTCGCCCGGTACGTCGGCGGAGAGGCCGCCGTGTCGGACGACGAGAACCACGACGTGGCCTGGTTCTCCCCCGAGTCGCTGCCGGACGATCTCACCCCGTCGTCGCGGCTGCGCCTCGACAAGGCACTGCAGGACGTCCCCGAGGCATGGTTCCGCCGCTGA
- a CDS encoding NUDIX hydrolase has translation MVSKQEQTPRDSTDVAPKDASTVILIRDTAAGATASGIEVFLLRRVKGMAFAGGMTVFPGGGVDPSDAEAEVDWAGPSVDWWAGRFSTDAARAKALVCAAVRETFEECGVLLAGPSADTVVADTSRYAQARTQLEKRELSFSDFLKRENLVLRADLLRPWANWITPVGEGRRYDTRFFVAAAPQGQIADGATSEAEEVQWQSPAAALAHWQGGGSILLPPTWSQLTALSAFGSVADVLAAEPEIPVILPTLITGEEQLRVEFPGQDGYYEAGPHPWASRD, from the coding sequence ATGGTCTCGAAGCAAGAGCAGACGCCCCGCGACAGTACCGACGTGGCGCCCAAGGACGCGTCCACCGTCATCCTCATCCGTGACACCGCGGCAGGTGCCACGGCGTCCGGCATCGAGGTGTTCCTTCTCCGCCGGGTGAAGGGGATGGCGTTCGCCGGCGGAATGACCGTGTTCCCCGGCGGCGGCGTCGACCCGTCGGACGCCGAGGCCGAGGTCGACTGGGCGGGACCGTCCGTCGACTGGTGGGCCGGGCGGTTCTCCACCGACGCGGCGCGCGCGAAGGCTCTCGTGTGCGCGGCCGTGCGCGAGACGTTCGAGGAATGCGGCGTACTCCTCGCGGGACCGAGTGCGGACACGGTCGTGGCGGACACGTCGCGGTACGCGCAGGCACGTACCCAACTCGAGAAGCGCGAACTGTCGTTCAGCGACTTCCTGAAACGCGAGAACCTCGTCCTGCGGGCCGATCTGCTGCGGCCGTGGGCCAACTGGATCACCCCGGTCGGCGAGGGCCGCCGCTACGACACGAGGTTCTTCGTGGCCGCCGCACCGCAGGGCCAGATCGCGGACGGTGCGACGTCCGAGGCGGAGGAGGTGCAGTGGCAGAGTCCGGCCGCGGCGCTCGCGCACTGGCAGGGCGGCGGAAGCATCCTGCTGCCGCCGACGTGGAGTCAGCTCACGGCGCTCAGCGCGTTCGGCTCGGTCGCGGACGTGCTGGCCGCGGAGCCGGAGATTCCGGTGATCCTGCCGACGCTGATCACCGGCGAGGAGCAGCTCCGCGTCGAGTTCCCGGGACAGGACGGCTACTACGAAGCCGGTCCGCATCCGTGGGCGTCCCGCGACTGA
- a CDS encoding YczE/YyaS/YitT family protein, whose amino-acid sequence MLARRLIALFAGLWLYGFSMAMMITAGLGLDPWDVFHQGVAGRTPLSFGAVTALTGVVVLALWIPIRQKPGFGTVANVVVIAVSVDTSLAWLEPADSLVVRIAMMLGGVVLNALATVLYIGAGMGPGPRDGLMTGLVARTGLSVRVIRTSIEVTVLATGWLLGGTVGVGTVVYALGIGPLIQLMMRFGGIYPTARKTSSAGPDTAIVASPEIGPPGAGAPSGEAESNSASTVP is encoded by the coding sequence ATGCTCGCTCGACGCCTGATCGCACTGTTCGCCGGACTGTGGCTGTACGGCTTCTCGATGGCCATGATGATCACCGCCGGTCTCGGGCTCGATCCGTGGGACGTTTTCCATCAGGGCGTCGCCGGCCGCACGCCGCTCAGCTTCGGTGCGGTGACCGCCTTGACGGGCGTTGTGGTGCTCGCACTCTGGATCCCGATCCGCCAGAAACCGGGTTTCGGCACGGTCGCCAACGTGGTGGTCATCGCCGTCTCGGTGGACACGTCGCTGGCGTGGCTCGAACCCGCCGACTCCCTCGTCGTGCGGATCGCGATGATGCTCGGTGGTGTCGTCCTCAACGCGCTCGCCACCGTGCTGTACATCGGTGCGGGAATGGGCCCGGGCCCGCGGGACGGCCTCATGACCGGTCTGGTGGCGCGGACCGGGCTGTCGGTGCGGGTGATCCGCACGTCGATCGAGGTGACGGTGCTGGCCACCGGTTGGCTGCTCGGCGGCACCGTCGGGGTGGGCACCGTCGTCTACGCGCTGGGCATCGGCCCGCTCATCCAGCTGATGATGCGTTTCGGCGGCATCTACCCGACCGCGCGGAAGACGAGCAGCGCCGGACCCGACACGGCGATCGTGGCATCGCCGGAGATCGGCCCGCCCGGTGCCGGTGCGCCGTCCGGTGAGGCCGAGTCGAACTCGGCGAGCACCGTCCCGTAG
- the serB gene encoding phosphoserine phosphatase SerB, which translates to MGAADTTVLVTVTGPDRPGVTSVLFGSLSRHDVSLLDVEQVVIRGRLTLGVLVACPENGEALQEELEEAMATVGMSVDVEIGADPGRQSLSTHAVVVLGSPVSARALRSVAREMATLGVNIDSIRGVADYPVTGLELLVSAPGTAEADKSLRTVLAEVAVRENVDIAVERGGLARRAKRLIVFDVDSTLVQGEVIEMLAARAGVEDEVRAVTESAMRGEIDFTESLHQRVATLAGLDASVIDDVADGLELTPGARTTIRTLRRLGFHCGVVSGGFRQVIEGLAHELELDFVQANTLEIVDGKLTGRVIGDIVDRAAKATALRKFAGQVGVPMEQTVAVGDGANDIDMLNAAGLGIAFNAKPALREVADTALSHPFLDAVLFILGVTRDEVEAADAVDGVVRRVPLP; encoded by the coding sequence GTGGGTGCAGCTGACACCACTGTCCTGGTGACCGTGACGGGCCCCGACCGACCCGGCGTCACCTCGGTGCTCTTCGGGTCGCTCTCCCGCCACGACGTGAGCCTTCTCGACGTGGAGCAGGTGGTGATTCGTGGGCGACTGACCCTCGGTGTCCTCGTGGCGTGCCCCGAGAACGGGGAAGCGCTGCAGGAGGAACTCGAAGAGGCGATGGCCACCGTCGGGATGTCGGTGGACGTCGAGATCGGCGCGGATCCCGGCAGGCAGTCGCTGTCCACGCACGCCGTGGTCGTCCTGGGCAGCCCCGTGTCGGCTCGCGCGCTGCGTTCGGTGGCCCGGGAGATGGCGACCCTCGGGGTCAACATCGACTCGATCCGCGGGGTCGCCGACTACCCGGTGACGGGACTCGAACTCCTGGTGAGCGCTCCCGGCACGGCGGAGGCGGACAAGAGCCTGCGCACCGTGCTGGCCGAGGTGGCCGTGCGCGAGAACGTCGACATCGCGGTCGAACGCGGGGGACTGGCCCGCCGCGCCAAGCGGCTCATCGTGTTCGACGTCGACTCGACGCTCGTCCAGGGTGAGGTCATCGAGATGCTCGCCGCCCGGGCCGGAGTCGAGGACGAGGTTCGCGCCGTCACCGAATCGGCGATGCGCGGCGAAATCGATTTCACCGAATCCCTGCACCAGCGGGTCGCGACCCTCGCCGGCCTCGACGCGTCCGTGATCGACGACGTCGCGGACGGTCTCGAGTTGACACCGGGCGCCCGCACCACCATCCGGACGCTCCGCAGGCTCGGCTTCCACTGCGGTGTGGTGTCCGGCGGTTTCCGGCAGGTCATCGAGGGCCTGGCCCACGAACTGGAACTCGACTTCGTGCAGGCCAACACGCTCGAGATCGTGGACGGCAAACTCACCGGCCGGGTGATCGGCGACATCGTCGACCGGGCCGCGAAGGCGACCGCGCTGCGCAAGTTCGCCGGTCAGGTCGGCGTCCCGATGGAACAGACGGTGGCGGTCGGCGACGGCGCCAACGACATCGACATGCTCAACGCGGCCGGCCTGGGAATCGCGTTCAACGCCAAGCCCGCGCTGCGGGAGGTCGCGGACACCGCCCTGTCGCACCCGTTCCTCGACGCCGTGCTGTTCATCCTCGGGGTCACCCGCGACGAGGTCGAGGCCGCCGACGCGGTGGACGGCGTGGTGCGACGAGTCCCGCTGCCGTGA
- the nrdF gene encoding class 1b ribonucleoside-diphosphate reductase subunit beta — translation MVKLVSRVSAINWNRVQDEKDAEVWDRLVGNFWLPEKVPVSNDIPSWGTLTAQEKQLTMRVFTGLTLLDTIQGTVGAVSLIPDAITPHEEAVYTNIAFMESVHAKSYSSIFSTLCSTRDIDDAFRWSEENPNLQRKAEIVMDYYQGDEPLKRKVASTLLESFLFYSGFYLPMYWSSRAKLTNTADLIRLIIRDEAVHGYYIGYKYQKGLERLTEAERDDLKNYTFELLFELYDNEVDYTQDLYDEVGLTEDVKKFLRYNANKALMNLGYEGLFPKDETDVNPAILSALSPNADENHDFFSGSGSSYVIGKAVNTEDEDWDF, via the coding sequence ATGGTCAAGCTGGTGAGTCGCGTATCCGCGATCAACTGGAACCGCGTCCAGGACGAGAAGGACGCCGAGGTGTGGGACCGTCTCGTCGGCAACTTCTGGCTGCCCGAAAAAGTGCCTGTGTCCAACGACATCCCGTCGTGGGGGACGCTCACGGCGCAGGAGAAGCAGCTCACGATGCGGGTGTTCACGGGGCTGACGCTCCTCGACACCATTCAGGGCACCGTGGGCGCCGTCAGCCTCATCCCCGACGCCATCACCCCGCACGAAGAGGCGGTGTACACCAACATCGCGTTCATGGAGTCGGTGCACGCGAAGAGCTACAGCTCGATCTTCTCGACGCTGTGCTCGACCCGCGACATCGACGACGCCTTCCGCTGGTCCGAGGAGAACCCGAACCTGCAGCGCAAGGCCGAGATCGTCATGGACTACTACCAGGGCGACGAGCCGCTCAAGCGCAAGGTGGCGTCCACCCTGCTCGAGAGCTTCCTGTTCTACTCCGGTTTCTACCTGCCGATGTACTGGTCGTCGCGGGCGAAGCTCACCAACACCGCCGACCTCATCCGCCTCATCATCCGTGACGAGGCCGTGCACGGGTATTACATCGGCTACAAGTACCAGAAGGGTCTCGAGCGGCTCACCGAGGCCGAGCGCGACGACCTCAAGAACTACACGTTCGAGTTGCTCTTCGAGCTGTACGACAACGAGGTCGACTACACCCAGGACCTCTACGACGAGGTGGGCCTCACCGAGGACGTCAAGAAGTTCCTGCGGTACAACGCCAACAAGGCGCTGATGAACCTCGGCTACGAGGGTCTGTTCCCGAAGGACGAGACGGACGTCAACCCGGCGATCCTGTCGGCGCTCTCACCCAACGCGGACGAGAACCACGACTTCTTCTCCGGCTCGGGCAGCTCCTACGTCATCGGCAAGGCCGTCAACACCGAGGACGAAGACTGGGATTTCTAG
- a CDS encoding aminoacyl-tRNA hydrolase, with translation MTESCRDAVTGEAGTDSGWAARHAVLAAGYGGRPDPDDPAQVLAMPIVLHIPKTDPPPRSALLEAAATATVALCLDPRVGPDETGAPGPWQADYLAWVGSRIRKVSRRARGAGWRAAQEVDGITVDVDGAQARALVPVAVGALDPRIRKLQIGGTDLDHDDPAEIPDGVPVLWINSALDMTVGKAAAQVGHASMLLAGAMTIEQARAWAATGYRCAVRDADVGLWETLTIEVVRGRAIAVRDAGFTEVAPGSMTVIACP, from the coding sequence GTGACGGAATCGTGCCGCGACGCGGTCACCGGGGAGGCCGGTACCGATTCCGGGTGGGCGGCGCGTCACGCCGTCCTCGCGGCCGGATACGGCGGCAGGCCGGATCCGGACGACCCGGCGCAGGTCCTCGCGATGCCGATCGTCCTGCACATCCCGAAGACCGACCCTCCGCCACGCAGTGCCCTGCTGGAGGCGGCCGCGACCGCGACGGTCGCGTTGTGCCTCGACCCGCGCGTCGGGCCCGACGAGACGGGGGCGCCCGGACCGTGGCAGGCGGACTACCTCGCGTGGGTGGGATCCCGGATCCGCAAGGTGTCGCGGCGGGCGCGGGGAGCAGGCTGGCGGGCGGCGCAGGAGGTCGACGGGATCACCGTCGACGTCGACGGTGCGCAGGCCCGCGCGCTCGTGCCGGTCGCTGTGGGCGCGCTCGATCCGCGCATCAGGAAGCTGCAGATCGGCGGCACCGACCTCGACCACGACGATCCGGCGGAGATCCCGGACGGAGTTCCGGTGCTGTGGATCAACTCCGCCCTGGACATGACGGTCGGGAAGGCCGCGGCGCAGGTCGGCCACGCCTCGATGCTGCTCGCCGGCGCGATGACCATCGAACAGGCGCGCGCCTGGGCGGCCACCGGCTACCGCTGCGCCGTGCGTGACGCCGACGTCGGGCTGTGGGAGACGCTGACCATCGAGGTGGTGCGGGGCAGGGCGATCGCGGTGCGCGACGCCGGCTTCACGGAGGTGGCACCCGGATCCATGACCGTGATCGCCTGCCCCTGA
- a CDS encoding iron-siderophore ABC transporter substrate-binding protein, giving the protein MNVLSRRRVVAGAVALAAAATFSTTSCSSSDDSTATASDTTSSTGQFPRTVDHFRGSTAIPAAPQRIVALDNSFTDAVLLLEAPLVGYVDYRELGLPDYLGTTRDEFAADAKSVGKVSNASLEQIAALQPDLIISAEVRDGKNYEQLSAIAPTIFTETTGPTWKDNIRLVGKALGKEDLAEQKIGVYEERAAAVGAEINGSASNPVISVVRFAGEPTARLYRTTSFSGIVLADAGLARPQSQGPDPADPDNIMQAVSTELISEAEADVIFVSTWQDPAGKSAEAAKPFLESPLWQTLKGRKVDVDDARWMSPVSVQGAHLILDDLSDTFGVGKHSG; this is encoded by the coding sequence GTGAACGTTCTCTCCCGCCGCCGGGTCGTCGCCGGCGCGGTCGCGCTGGCCGCGGCAGCCACCTTCTCGACCACGTCCTGCTCGAGCAGCGACGACTCCACCGCCACCGCTTCCGACACCACGTCGTCGACCGGGCAGTTCCCCCGCACCGTCGACCACTTCCGCGGCAGCACCGCGATCCCGGCCGCACCGCAGCGCATCGTGGCACTCGACAACAGCTTCACCGACGCCGTCCTCCTCCTCGAGGCGCCCCTCGTCGGGTACGTCGATTACCGCGAGCTCGGCCTCCCCGACTACCTCGGCACCACACGCGACGAGTTCGCGGCGGACGCGAAGTCGGTGGGCAAGGTCAGCAACGCGAGCCTCGAGCAGATCGCTGCGCTGCAACCCGACCTGATCATCTCCGCCGAGGTGCGCGACGGAAAGAACTACGAGCAACTGTCCGCGATCGCACCGACCATCTTCACCGAGACGACCGGTCCCACGTGGAAGGACAACATCCGGCTCGTCGGCAAGGCACTCGGCAAGGAAGACCTCGCGGAGCAGAAGATCGGCGTCTACGAGGAGCGGGCCGCCGCCGTCGGTGCCGAGATCAACGGGTCGGCGTCGAATCCGGTGATCTCGGTCGTCCGGTTCGCGGGTGAGCCGACGGCACGCCTCTACCGCACCACCTCGTTCAGCGGGATCGTCCTCGCGGACGCCGGGCTGGCGCGTCCGCAGAGCCAGGGCCCCGACCCGGCCGACCCGGACAACATCATGCAGGCCGTCAGCACCGAACTGATCAGCGAGGCGGAGGCCGACGTCATCTTCGTCAGCACCTGGCAGGACCCCGCAGGCAAGAGCGCCGAAGCGGCGAAGCCGTTCCTGGAGAGCCCGCTGTGGCAGACGCTGAAGGGACGCAAGGTCGACGTCGACGACGCCCGCTGGATGTCACCGGTCAGCGTCCAGGGCGCGCACCTGATCCTCGACGACCTGTCGGACACGTTCGGGGTGGGCAAGCACAGCGGCTAA